A window of Pantoea agglomerans contains these coding sequences:
- a CDS encoding type B 50S ribosomal protein L31, with translation MKPNIHPDYRPVVFHDTTVDKYFKIGSTIKTERTIEFEGETLPYMTLDVSSASHPYYTGKQKEFAKEGSAARFNQRFGRFLKK, from the coding sequence ATGAAACCGAATATCCATCCTGATTACCGTCCGGTGGTGTTCCACGACACGACCGTCGATAAATATTTCAAAATCGGCTCCACCATTAAAACGGAGCGCACTATCGAGTTTGAAGGCGAGACCCTGCCCTATATGACGCTGGACGTCTCGTCCGCTTCTCACCCCTATTACACCGGCAAGCAGAAAGAGTTTGCTAAAGAGGGCAGCGCCGCGCGCTTCAACCAGCGCTTTGGTCGCTTTCTTAAAAAATAA
- a CDS encoding efflux RND transporter periplasmic adaptor subunit yields the protein MNKNRGLSPLAAVLMLSGSFVLTGCDDNKSQQAAQQHPPEVGVVTLKSEPLKITTELPGRTSAYRVAEVRPQVSGIILKRNFVEGSDIKAGESLYQIDPATYQASYDSAKGDLAQAEANARIAQLTVNRYKPLLGTKYISQQDYDNAVATAAQNAAAVQVAKANVETARINLAYTKVTSPISGRIGKSSVTEGALVQSAQTTALATVQQLDPMYVDVTQSSDEFMRLRAELESGQLKQVDGKATVTLLMQDGSESPQKGTLEFSDVTVDETTGSITLRAIVPNPDHRLLPGMFVRARLEEGTNPNALLVPQQAVARTPTGQATVMVVGADNKVEVRSVNASQAIGDKWLVTSGLKEGERVISVGTQRAKPGAQVTPQEVAAEQKSDAGAQSQTQSEKTSS from the coding sequence ATGAATAAAAACAGAGGATTATCGCCTCTGGCGGCCGTCCTGATGCTTTCAGGCAGCTTTGTGTTAACAGGATGTGATGATAATAAATCCCAGCAAGCCGCCCAGCAGCACCCGCCGGAAGTGGGGGTTGTCACCCTTAAAAGCGAACCCCTGAAGATCACCACGGAGCTGCCGGGCCGCACCTCCGCCTACCGCGTGGCTGAAGTGCGTCCTCAGGTTTCCGGTATCATTCTGAAGCGTAATTTTGTGGAAGGCAGCGATATTAAAGCGGGCGAATCGCTTTATCAGATCGATCCTGCTACCTACCAGGCAAGCTACGACAGCGCGAAAGGCGATCTGGCGCAGGCAGAAGCCAACGCCCGCATCGCGCAGCTGACGGTTAACCGTTACAAGCCGCTGCTCGGCACCAAATATATCAGCCAGCAGGATTACGATAACGCCGTCGCCACCGCCGCGCAGAACGCGGCTGCCGTGCAGGTAGCAAAAGCAAACGTCGAAACCGCCCGCATCAATCTGGCCTATACCAAAGTGACCTCGCCTATCAGCGGTCGTATCGGCAAATCGTCCGTGACCGAAGGGGCGCTGGTGCAGAGTGCGCAGACCACCGCGCTGGCCACTGTGCAGCAGCTCGACCCAATGTATGTTGACGTTACCCAGTCCAGCGACGAGTTTATGCGCCTGCGCGCTGAGCTGGAGTCTGGCCAGCTGAAGCAGGTCGATGGCAAAGCAACCGTTACCCTGCTGATGCAGGACGGCAGCGAATCGCCGCAGAAAGGCACGCTGGAGTTCTCCGACGTCACGGTTGACGAAACCACCGGCTCGATCACCCTGCGCGCTATCGTGCCGAACCCGGATCACCGTTTGCTGCCGGGCATGTTCGTCCGCGCGCGTCTGGAAGAAGGCACCAACCCGAATGCGCTGCTGGTTCCGCAGCAGGCCGTGGCCCGCACGCCGACCGGTCAGGCGACCGTGATGGTGGTTGGCGCGGACAACAAGGTTGAAGTACGCAGCGTCAACGCCTCGCAGGCGATCGGCGACAAATGGCTGGTGACCTCTGGTCTGAAAGAGGGTGAACGCGTAATCAGCGTCGGCACGCAGCGCGCGAAGCCAGGCGCTCAGGTGACGCCGCAGGAAGTCGCTGCCGAGCAGAAATCTGACGCCGGTGCGCAATCTCAGACCCAGTCTGAAAAAACTTCGTCTTAA
- a CDS encoding metal ABC transporter substrate-binding protein: protein MKTLSLSMAIGALLISPLSMAKTVNVVASFTVLADIVKQVGGEHVNVKSLVGPNGDPHTFEPTPQDSQALAGADLVFVSGLGLEGWMDRLVSASGYKGDAVVASRGVATRSMEEDGKSVTDPHAWNSMRNGVIYATNVMNALIKADPQDAEAIRRSGEHYIEQLQTLDGWAKTAFAAIPVAKRKVLTSHDAFGYFGQRYGVTFLAPVGFSTESEASASEVGGLIRQLKAEHIHSYFIENQTDPRLVKQIASATGAQPGGELYPEALSQPSGPAPTYVAAFRHNVDAMIRSMK from the coding sequence ATGAAGACGTTATCATTGAGCATGGCGATCGGCGCGCTGCTGATCAGCCCGTTATCCATGGCGAAAACCGTGAACGTTGTCGCCAGCTTTACCGTACTGGCGGATATCGTAAAGCAGGTGGGGGGCGAGCACGTTAACGTGAAGTCGCTGGTCGGGCCGAATGGCGATCCCCATACCTTCGAGCCGACGCCGCAGGACAGCCAGGCGCTGGCTGGTGCGGATCTGGTATTCGTAAGCGGCCTGGGGCTTGAGGGCTGGATGGATCGGCTGGTGAGCGCTTCGGGCTACAAAGGCGACGCGGTGGTCGCCTCGCGCGGAGTGGCGACGCGCAGTATGGAAGAGGATGGCAAGAGCGTTACCGATCCCCACGCGTGGAATAGCATGCGCAACGGGGTTATCTACGCCACCAATGTGATGAACGCGCTGATCAAGGCCGATCCGCAAGACGCCGAGGCTATTCGCCGCAGCGGTGAACATTATATCGAACAGCTGCAGACGCTGGATGGCTGGGCAAAAACCGCCTTTGCGGCGATACCGGTGGCGAAGCGCAAGGTGCTCACCAGTCACGATGCGTTCGGCTATTTCGGGCAGCGCTACGGCGTGACCTTCCTGGCACCGGTCGGCTTCTCTACCGAATCGGAGGCGAGCGCCAGCGAGGTCGGCGGGCTGATCAGGCAGCTCAAGGCCGAGCATATTCACAGCTACTTTATTGAAAACCAGACCGATCCGCGCCTGGTGAAACAGATCGCCAGCGCAACCGGCGCCCAGCCCGGCGGCGAGCTTTATCCAGAGGCGCTGTCGCAGCCTTCTGGCCCGGCGCCCACCTATGTCGCGGCGTTCCGCCACAATGTCGACGCCATGATCCGCAGCATGAAATAA
- the acrR gene encoding multidrug efflux transporter transcriptional repressor AcrR, with the protein MARKTKAQALETRHQILDAALALFSCQGVSTTSLADIAAAAGVTRGAIYWHFKNKADVLHEIWLRTDAGLDDVELEYQSKYPGDPLSVLRAMLIYIFEATAKDPQRRALMEIIFHKCEFVGEMAALKIMQQSLLSECYDKIEDVLKECIEAGQLPVRLNTRQAALLMRGYVNGMMESWLFAPESFDLAASAPQIVEACIDMLRLSPTLSASHQP; encoded by the coding sequence ATGGCACGAAAAACCAAAGCCCAAGCACTTGAAACGCGTCATCAAATTCTTGATGCCGCCCTTGCGTTATTTTCCTGCCAGGGCGTCTCCACCACCTCGCTTGCGGATATCGCAGCAGCGGCCGGCGTAACGCGGGGCGCAATTTACTGGCACTTTAAAAATAAAGCCGATGTGTTACATGAAATCTGGCTGCGCACCGACGCTGGGCTTGATGATGTGGAACTTGAGTATCAGTCAAAATACCCTGGCGATCCACTCTCTGTATTGCGCGCAATGCTGATCTATATCTTTGAAGCAACAGCAAAGGATCCGCAGCGACGCGCGCTGATGGAGATTATTTTCCATAAGTGCGAATTCGTCGGCGAAATGGCGGCGCTGAAAATCATGCAGCAAAGCCTGCTTTCAGAGTGCTATGACAAAATAGAAGATGTTTTGAAAGAGTGCATTGAGGCAGGGCAATTACCCGTGAGACTGAACACCCGCCAGGCGGCGCTGCTGATGCGGGGCTACGTCAACGGCATGATGGAGAGCTGGCTGTTTGCGCCGGAGAGCTTTGACCTGGCGGCGAGCGCGCCGCAAATTGTCGAAGCCTGTATCGATATGCTACGTCTGAGCCCGACGTTAAGCGCGTCGCATCAGCCCTGA
- the dnaX gene encoding DNA polymerase III subunit gamma/tau, with translation MSYQVLARKWRPQAFADVVGQEHVLTALANGLSLGRLHHAYLFSGTRGVGKTTIARLLAKGLNCETGITATPCGKCDNCREIEQGRFVDLIEIDAASRTKVEDTRDLLDNVQYAPARGRFKVYLIDEVHMLSRHSFNALLKTLEEPPSHVKFLLATTDPQKLPVTILSRCLQFHLKALDVELIRKQLDYVLQQEQIENEPRALQLLARAADGSMRDALSLADQAIAMGQGVVSSLVVSQMLGTLDDEQPLGLIEALVDGSGEQVMTLLNQAASRGVEWEALLVEMLRLLHHIAMVQLLPGSLSDEEESHAPRLRELARVVPPADVQLYYQTLLMGRKDLPLAPDRRMGVEMTLLRALAFHPQTAIAEPAARPAMTPQAEPSAVAPQPHSAAAQPRVAPTQPHVAAAQPQMAPPAPPPERVAAPVEAPPAAAPDGSFSDTTSQLLQARTQLLRQGASKPKKSEPAASLTRPATSALERLASVTERAQAARPREAAPTKKEAYRWKAQSPVEAAPEPVATPKALRSALEHEKTPELAARLMEEAQQRDPWAAEIAALPLPKLVQQLALNAWKETTEQGVCLHLRAAQRHLNSASAQQVLAAALSNAAGQPVELTIIEDDNPAVLTPLEWRQAIYEEKLAQARQSIISDTHIQTLRRFFDADLDEESIRPV, from the coding sequence ATGAGCTATCAGGTACTTGCGCGAAAATGGCGTCCCCAGGCATTTGCTGACGTTGTCGGTCAGGAACATGTCCTGACCGCGCTGGCGAATGGACTGTCACTGGGACGTCTCCATCATGCCTATCTCTTTTCCGGCACGCGCGGCGTGGGCAAAACCACCATCGCGCGCCTGCTGGCGAAGGGACTCAACTGCGAAACCGGCATCACCGCCACGCCGTGCGGCAAATGCGACAACTGTCGCGAGATCGAACAGGGCCGCTTTGTCGATCTGATCGAAATCGACGCCGCGTCGCGCACCAAGGTGGAGGATACGCGCGATCTGCTGGACAACGTGCAGTATGCGCCCGCGCGCGGCCGCTTTAAGGTCTACCTGATCGATGAAGTGCATATGCTGTCGCGCCACAGCTTTAACGCGCTGCTGAAAACGCTCGAAGAGCCGCCGTCGCACGTTAAATTCCTGCTTGCCACCACCGATCCGCAAAAGCTGCCGGTAACTATCCTCTCCCGCTGTCTGCAGTTTCATCTTAAGGCGCTCGACGTTGAGCTGATCCGCAAACAGCTCGACTATGTGCTGCAGCAGGAGCAGATCGAAAACGAACCGCGCGCGCTGCAGCTGCTGGCGCGCGCCGCCGACGGCAGCATGCGCGACGCGCTCAGCCTCGCCGATCAGGCGATCGCCATGGGGCAGGGCGTGGTCAGCAGCCTTGTTGTCAGCCAGATGCTCGGCACCCTGGACGACGAGCAGCCGCTGGGGCTGATCGAGGCGCTGGTGGACGGCAGCGGCGAACAGGTGATGACCCTGCTTAACCAGGCCGCGTCGCGCGGCGTGGAGTGGGAGGCGCTGCTGGTGGAGATGCTGCGTCTGCTGCACCACATTGCGATGGTGCAGCTGCTGCCCGGCTCGCTTAGCGACGAAGAAGAGAGCCACGCGCCGCGTCTGCGCGAACTGGCGCGCGTTGTGCCGCCCGCCGACGTTCAGCTTTACTATCAAACGTTGCTGATGGGGCGCAAGGATCTGCCGCTGGCGCCCGATCGCCGCATGGGCGTTGAAATGACGCTGCTGCGCGCGCTGGCGTTTCATCCGCAGACGGCGATCGCCGAACCGGCGGCGCGTCCAGCTATGACGCCGCAGGCGGAGCCGAGCGCCGTTGCGCCGCAGCCGCATAGTGCCGCCGCGCAGCCGCGTGTTGCCCCCACGCAGCCGCATGTCGCCGCCGCGCAGCCGCAGATGGCACCGCCCGCGCCGCCGCCGGAACGGGTTGCCGCGCCGGTCGAAGCGCCACCGGCCGCCGCGCCGGACGGCTCATTCTCCGATACCACCAGCCAGCTCCTGCAGGCGCGCACTCAGCTGCTGCGCCAGGGGGCCAGCAAACCAAAAAAGAGTGAGCCGGCAGCGTCCCTGACGCGGCCGGCTACCTCCGCGCTGGAGCGCCTGGCCTCAGTTACCGAACGCGCGCAGGCAGCGCGTCCGCGCGAGGCGGCGCCGACGAAAAAAGAGGCGTACCGCTGGAAAGCGCAGTCGCCGGTCGAGGCGGCGCCCGAGCCGGTGGCGACGCCAAAAGCCTTGCGTTCGGCGCTTGAGCATGAGAAAACCCCTGAGCTGGCGGCGCGCCTGATGGAAGAAGCGCAGCAGCGCGATCCCTGGGCGGCGGAAATCGCCGCGCTGCCCCTGCCGAAGCTGGTGCAGCAGCTGGCGCTCAATGCCTGGAAAGAGACGACGGAGCAGGGCGTTTGCCTGCATCTGCGCGCCGCGCAGCGTCATCTGAACTCCGCGTCGGCGCAGCAGGTGCTTGCCGCCGCGCTGAGCAACGCCGCCGGTCAGCCGGTTGAATTGACTATCATTGAAGATGATAATCCTGCGGTATTGACGCCACTTGAGTGGCGGCAGGCCATTTACGAAGAGAAGCTGGCGCAGGCGCGCCAGTCTATCATTAGCGATACGCACATCCAGACGCTGCGCCGTTTCTTCGACGCCGATCTGGATGAAGAGAGTATCCGACCCGTTTGA
- a CDS encoding GlsB/YeaQ/YmgE family stress response membrane protein produces MGIIAWIITGAVAGWLKRRFFPGRPGGLAATLVLAVIGALVGGYIASYYNLGSLATLHPAALGIALGGALLMLLVAAKLRI; encoded by the coding sequence ATGGGAATCATCGCCTGGATTATTACTGGAGCGGTCGCTGGCTGGCTGAAGCGGCGCTTTTTTCCCGGTCGGCCCGGCGGCCTTGCCGCCACCCTGGTGCTGGCGGTGATCGGCGCGCTGGTCGGCGGCTATATCGCCAGCTATTACAATCTCGGATCGCTGGCGACGCTCCATCCCGCTGCGCTCGGCATTGCGCTGGGCGGCGCGCTACTCATGCTGCTGGTCGCAGCGAAACTGCGTATATAA
- the ykgO gene encoding type B 50S ribosomal protein L36 → MQVLNSLASARKRHKDCKVVRRHGRVFVICKSNPRFKAVQGRKKKR, encoded by the coding sequence ATGCAGGTATTAAATTCGCTGGCGTCGGCCAGAAAACGTCATAAGGATTGCAAAGTCGTGCGCCGTCACGGTCGCGTTTTTGTCATTTGCAAATCGAATCCGCGCTTTAAGGCGGTACAGGGAAGAAAGAAAAAACGTTAG
- a CDS encoding efflux RND transporter permease subunit: protein MAKFFIDRPIFAWVIAIIVMLAGALSILKLPIEQYPNVAPPAVQIRAAYPGADAKTLQDSVTQVIEQNMNGIDGLMYFSSNSDSSGNLQLTLSFESGTDPDIAQVQVQNKLQLAMPLLPQEVQQQGIQVQKSSSSFLMVAGFVSDDGSMTQNDISDFVASTFKDPISRTAGVGDTQIFGAQYAMRIWMDPAKLNNYQLTPVDVISAINTQNAQVAAGQLGGAPAAPNQQLNASIIAQTRLTSTDEFGKILLKVNTDGSQVRLRDVAKIELGGENYEVIARYNGKPASGIGIKLATGANALDTANAVKAELGKLQSTFPAGLKVVYPYDTTPFVKISIFEVVKTLFEAIVLVFLVMYLFLQNFRATLIPTIAVPVVLLGTFAIISAFGYSINTLTMFGMVLAIGLLVDDAIVVVENVERVMAEEGLPPKEATKRSMEQIQGALVGIALVLSAVFIPMAFFGGSTGVIYRQFSITIVSAMALSVLVALILTPALCATMLKPIKKGDHGKTTGFFGWFNRLFDKSTNHYVDSVGHIVRSTGRYLVIYLVIVVGMAYLFLRLPSSFLPEEDQGLLLAQAQLPAGATQERTQKVMDQITDYFLNKEKDSVKSVFTVNGFGFSGRGQNTGIAFVSLKPWDERSNSDLKVPAIAGRAMVALGQIKDASVFPFNLPAIIELGNATGFDFELIDQNNLGHEKLTEARNQLLGMVAQHSDTLVGVRPNGLEDTPQYKLTIDQEKAQALGVSISDINTTLGAAWGGSYVNDFIDRGRVKKVYVMGEAKDRMLPDDISKWYVRNSSGNMVPFSAFSSAKWQYGSPRLERYNGLPSMEILGQAAPGKSSGDAMNLMEELASKLPAGIGYDWTGMSYQERLSGNQAPALYAISLIVVFLCLAALYESWSIPFSVMLVVPLGVIGALIFTTLRGLSNDVYFVVGLLTTVGLSAKNAILIVEFAKDLMEKEGKGLVEATLEACRMRLRPILMTSLAFILGVLPLAISTGAGSGAQNAVGTGVMGGMVTATALAIFFVPVFFVVVRRRFGKNKSELEKGHPTEQNHQH from the coding sequence ATGGCTAAGTTCTTTATCGATCGCCCCATCTTTGCGTGGGTAATCGCCATCATCGTGATGCTGGCGGGTGCGCTATCGATTCTTAAGCTGCCGATCGAGCAATATCCCAACGTTGCTCCGCCGGCCGTGCAGATTCGTGCCGCCTATCCGGGCGCCGATGCGAAAACGCTGCAGGACTCCGTAACGCAGGTTATCGAACAGAATATGAACGGTATTGATGGGCTGATGTACTTCTCATCAAACAGTGACTCTTCCGGTAACCTGCAGCTGACCCTGAGCTTTGAATCCGGCACCGATCCCGATATCGCGCAGGTCCAGGTGCAGAACAAACTGCAGCTGGCGATGCCGCTGCTGCCGCAGGAAGTGCAGCAGCAGGGTATTCAGGTGCAGAAATCCTCCAGCAGCTTCCTGATGGTGGCGGGTTTCGTCAGCGATGACGGTTCAATGACCCAGAACGATATCTCCGATTTCGTTGCGTCAACCTTTAAAGACCCCATCAGCCGTACCGCGGGCGTCGGCGATACCCAGATCTTCGGTGCGCAGTATGCGATGCGTATCTGGATGGATCCGGCAAAGCTGAATAACTATCAGCTGACGCCGGTCGACGTCATCAGCGCCATTAACACCCAGAACGCCCAGGTCGCAGCGGGTCAGCTGGGTGGGGCACCTGCCGCGCCGAACCAGCAGCTCAACGCTTCAATCATTGCGCAGACGCGTCTGACCTCGACCGATGAGTTCGGCAAAATTCTGCTGAAGGTGAACACCGACGGTTCGCAGGTTCGCCTGCGCGACGTGGCGAAAATCGAGCTGGGCGGCGAGAACTACGAGGTTATCGCGCGCTATAACGGTAAACCGGCTTCCGGTATCGGTATCAAGCTGGCGACCGGCGCGAACGCGCTCGATACCGCCAACGCGGTGAAGGCGGAGCTGGGCAAACTGCAGTCGACCTTCCCGGCCGGCCTGAAAGTGGTTTATCCCTATGACACCACGCCGTTCGTTAAGATCTCTATCTTTGAAGTGGTCAAAACCCTGTTTGAAGCGATCGTGCTGGTGTTCCTGGTCATGTATCTCTTCCTGCAGAACTTCCGCGCCACCCTGATCCCAACCATCGCGGTACCGGTTGTGCTGCTCGGTACGTTTGCCATCATCAGCGCCTTCGGCTACTCGATAAACACGCTGACGATGTTCGGTATGGTGCTCGCCATCGGCCTGCTGGTGGATGACGCCATCGTGGTAGTTGAGAACGTTGAGCGCGTGATGGCCGAAGAGGGGCTGCCGCCTAAAGAGGCGACGAAGCGTTCGATGGAGCAGATTCAGGGCGCGCTGGTCGGTATTGCGCTGGTGCTCTCGGCGGTCTTTATCCCGATGGCCTTCTTCGGCGGCTCCACCGGGGTTATCTATCGCCAGTTCTCCATCACCATCGTTTCTGCGATGGCGCTGTCGGTGCTGGTGGCGTTAATCCTGACGCCGGCGCTCTGCGCCACGATGCTGAAGCCGATCAAAAAAGGCGATCACGGCAAAACCACCGGTTTCTTCGGCTGGTTTAACCGCCTGTTTGACAAGAGCACCAACCACTACGTCGACAGCGTTGGCCATATCGTGCGCAGCACCGGCCGCTATCTGGTGATCTATCTGGTAATCGTGGTGGGTATGGCCTATCTGTTCCTGCGCCTCCCCTCCTCGTTCCTGCCGGAAGAGGATCAGGGCCTGCTGCTCGCTCAGGCGCAGCTGCCTGCGGGCGCGACGCAAGAGCGTACGCAGAAGGTCATGGATCAGATTACTGATTACTTCCTTAATAAAGAGAAGGACAGCGTCAAGTCGGTGTTTACCGTTAACGGCTTCGGCTTCTCCGGCCGTGGTCAGAACACCGGTATCGCCTTCGTCAGCCTGAAACCCTGGGATGAACGCAGCAACAGCGATCTGAAGGTGCCGGCTATCGCCGGTCGCGCTATGGTCGCGCTGGGCCAGATCAAAGATGCGTCAGTGTTCCCGTTCAACCTGCCGGCGATTATCGAGCTGGGGAACGCGACCGGCTTCGACTTTGAGCTGATCGACCAGAACAACCTTGGTCATGAAAAACTGACCGAAGCGCGTAACCAGCTGCTGGGCATGGTGGCGCAGCACTCCGATACGCTGGTGGGCGTGCGTCCCAACGGCCTGGAAGATACGCCGCAGTACAAACTGACTATCGATCAGGAAAAAGCGCAGGCGCTGGGAGTATCGATCTCCGATATCAACACCACGCTCGGCGCAGCCTGGGGCGGCTCTTACGTCAATGACTTTATCGATCGCGGTCGCGTGAAGAAGGTCTACGTAATGGGCGAAGCGAAAGACCGTATGCTGCCGGACGACATCAGCAAATGGTATGTGCGCAACAGCAGCGGCAATATGGTGCCCTTCTCCGCCTTCTCATCGGCGAAGTGGCAGTACGGCTCGCCGCGTCTGGAGCGCTATAACGGCCTGCCGTCAATGGAGATTCTGGGCCAGGCTGCGCCAGGCAAAAGCTCCGGCGACGCGATGAACCTGATGGAAGAGCTGGCGTCGAAACTGCCTGCGGGCATCGGCTATGACTGGACAGGCATGTCCTATCAGGAACGCCTCTCCGGCAACCAGGCGCCTGCGCTCTACGCCATCTCGCTGATTGTGGTCTTCCTCTGTCTGGCAGCGCTCTATGAGAGCTGGTCGATTCCGTTCTCAGTTATGCTGGTGGTGCCGCTCGGGGTTATCGGCGCGCTGATCTTTACCACGCTGCGCGGACTGAGTAACGACGTTTACTTCGTGGTAGGTCTGTTGACCACCGTCGGGCTGTCGGCCAAGAACGCCATTCTGATCGTCGAATTCGCCAAGGATTTGATGGAGAAAGAGGGCAAAGGCCTGGTGGAAGCGACGCTGGAAGCCTGTCGTATGCGTCTGCGTCCGATTCTGATGACCTCGCTGGCCTTTATTCTCGGCGTGTTGCCGCTGGCGATCAGCACCGGCGCAGGTTCCGGCGCGCAGAACGCCGTCGGTACCGGCGTAATGGGCGGGATGGTCACGGCGACCGCGCTGGCGATATTCTTCGTTCCGGTGTTCTTCGTGGTGGTGCGCCGCCGCTTCGGCAAGAACAAATCGGAGCTGGAAAAAGGTCATCCGACCGAACAGAACCATCAGCATTAA
- the rsmS gene encoding pleiotropic regulatory protein RsmS produces MSLETAPDEIKLAVDLIQLLEENRLPAETVLAALAIVQRDFEKKRDAERQG; encoded by the coding sequence ATGTCACTGGAAACCGCGCCCGACGAGATAAAACTGGCGGTAGACTTAATTCAGCTTCTGGAAGAGAACCGCTTGCCTGCCGAAACCGTGCTGGCGGCGCTGGCGATCGTGCAGCGCGACTTTGAGAAAAAGCGCGACGCAGAACGTCAGGGCTGA
- the apt gene encoding adenine phosphoribosyltransferase: MTATAQQLEFIKESIKSIQDYPKPGILFRDVTSLLEDPQAYAATIALLVERYRDRGITKVVGTEARGFLFGAPVALGLGVGFVPVRKPGKLPRATFSESYELEYGTDALELHKDAIKPGDVVLVVDDLLATGGTIEATVKLIRRAGGEVKDAAFVINLFDLTGESRLKALGVNCYSLVNFPGH; the protein is encoded by the coding sequence ATGACCGCAACTGCGCAGCAGCTTGAATTCATTAAAGAGAGCATTAAAAGCATTCAGGATTACCCGAAACCCGGGATCCTCTTCCGCGACGTCACCAGCCTGCTGGAAGATCCGCAAGCCTACGCCGCGACCATCGCGCTGCTCGTCGAGCGCTATCGCGATCGGGGCATTACTAAAGTGGTCGGCACCGAAGCGCGCGGTTTCCTGTTCGGCGCGCCGGTCGCGCTGGGATTAGGCGTCGGCTTCGTGCCGGTGCGCAAGCCGGGCAAACTGCCGCGCGCTACCTTCAGCGAATCCTACGAGCTGGAATATGGCACCGATGCGCTCGAGCTGCATAAAGACGCGATTAAGCCTGGCGACGTCGTGCTGGTGGTGGACGATCTGCTGGCGACCGGCGGCACGATTGAAGCGACGGTCAAGCTGATCCGCCGCGCAGGCGGCGAAGTGAAAGACGCCGCGTTTGTCATTAACCTCTTCGATCTGACCGGCGAATCTCGCCTGAAAGCGCTGGGCGTCAACTGCTACAGCCTGGTCAACTTCCCCGGTCACTAA
- a CDS encoding DUF454 family protein, producing MQRILLLTLGWLAIILGALGIVLPLLPTTPFVLLAAWCFARSSPRFHHWLLWRSPFGRYLRHWQRHRAMPPGAKGRAMALTLVTFCVSIWLVKILWVRLFLGVMLCFLLLMMWRIPVVAESPDDRAPPR from the coding sequence ATGCAACGTATTTTACTTCTGACTCTCGGCTGGCTGGCCATCATACTCGGCGCGCTGGGCATTGTATTACCATTATTGCCGACCACGCCATTTGTGCTGCTGGCGGCCTGGTGCTTCGCCCGATCGTCGCCGCGCTTTCATCACTGGCTGCTGTGGCGTTCGCCGTTCGGGCGCTATCTGCGCCACTGGCAGCGCCATCGCGCGATGCCGCCGGGCGCGAAAGGTCGCGCTATGGCGCTGACGCTGGTGACTTTTTGCGTTTCGATCTGGCTGGTGAAAATTCTGTGGGTACGCCTGTTCCTTGGCGTAATGCTCTGCTTTTTGCTGCTGATGATGTGGCGTATTCCTGTGGTGGCCGAATCGCCCGACGATCGCGCGCCGCCGCGATAA
- a CDS encoding YbaB/EbfC family nucleoid-associated protein, whose product MFGKGGLGNLMKQAQQMQDKMAKVQEEIAALEVTGESGAGLVKVTINGAHNCRRVEIDPSLLEDDKEMLEDLVAAAFNDAARRIDETQKEKMASVSAGMQLPPGFKMPF is encoded by the coding sequence ATGTTTGGTAAAGGCGGACTGGGCAACCTGATGAAGCAGGCCCAGCAGATGCAAGACAAAATGGCCAAAGTTCAGGAAGAGATCGCCGCGCTGGAAGTGACCGGCGAATCGGGCGCGGGCCTGGTGAAAGTCACCATTAACGGCGCGCACAACTGCCGCCGCGTGGAGATCGACCCCAGCCTGCTGGAAGATGACAAAGAGATGCTGGAAGATCTGGTTGCCGCCGCATTCAATGACGCCGCTCGTCGTATCGACGAAACGCAGAAAGAGAAAATGGCCTCTGTTTCCGCGGGCATGCAGCTGCCGCCCGGCTTCAAGATGCCGTTCTGA
- the priC gene encoding primosomal replication protein PriC, producing MASATTQQRLAACLTALKTQIAQHPDGRCRTPRFDKQLFTTSGTRLADYLQEIERNLQLLCDSANESERVWLAEKLVNQIAALQREANTQQLRPRRERPATPPRQQKLAEYREYERRLQAMIDQREQRLALAESLAAQQQLKQDLEVLEGRMARCRQAIHAVNWALSLRDDAH from the coding sequence ATGGCGTCCGCCACCACTCAACAGCGCCTGGCCGCCTGCCTGACGGCGCTCAAGACGCAGATCGCCCAGCATCCCGACGGACGCTGCCGCACCCCGCGCTTCGACAAACAGCTATTTACCACCAGCGGCACGCGGCTGGCCGACTACCTGCAGGAGATAGAGCGTAATCTGCAGCTGCTGTGCGATTCGGCAAACGAGTCAGAGCGCGTCTGGCTGGCGGAGAAGCTGGTGAATCAGATTGCCGCCCTGCAGCGCGAAGCGAATACGCAGCAGCTGCGCCCGCGCCGCGAACGGCCCGCGACGCCGCCGCGTCAGCAGAAGCTGGCGGAATACCGCGAGTATGAGCGGCGGCTGCAGGCGATGATTGACCAGCGCGAACAGCGGCTCGCGCTGGCGGAGAGCCTGGCGGCGCAGCAGCAGTTAAAGCAGGATCTTGAGGTGCTGGAAGGCCGCATGGCGCGCTGCCGCCAGGCGATTCACGCGGTGAACTGGGCGCTTTCTCTGCGCGACGATGCCCACTGA